One stretch of Cygnus atratus isolate AKBS03 ecotype Queensland, Australia chromosome 28, CAtr_DNAZoo_HiC_assembly, whole genome shotgun sequence DNA includes these proteins:
- the EFNA3 gene encoding ephrin-A3, which yields MAARLLPLLPLLLLLGRGPPGALGNRHAVHWNSSNLHLRREGYTVQVNVNDYLDIYCPHYNASVPEHRLEQYVLYMVNAEGYRTCNTSQGFKRWECNRPHAPHSPIKFSEKFQRYSAFSLGYEFRAGQEYYYISTPTHNHRRACLKMKVFVCCASTSHSGEKLAPTLPQFTLRPEVKIEDLENFNPEIPKLEKSISGTSPKREHLPLAVAAALFLMTLLAS from the exons ATGGCTGCTcggctgctgcccctgctcccgcTGCTGCTCTTGCTGGGCCGGGGGCCCCcgggggccctgggcaaccgGCACGCCGTGCACTGGAACAGCTCCAACCTGCA CCTGCGGCGGGAGGGCTACACAGTGCAGGTGAACGTCAACGACTACCTGGACATCTACTGCCCGCACTACAACGCCTCGGTGCCCGAGCACAGGCTGGAGCAGTACGTGCTGTACATGGTGAACGCGGAGGGCTACCGCACCTGCAACACCAGCCAGGGCTTCAAGCGCTGGGAGTGCAACCGGCCCCACGCGCCCCACAGCCCCATCAAGTTCTCGGAGAAGTTCCAGCGCTACAGCGCCTTCTCGCTGGGCTACGAGTTCCGCGCGGGGCAGGAGTACTACTACATCT CCACACCGACACACAACCACCGCCGGGCCTGCCTGAAGATGAAGGTGTTCGTGTGCTGTGCCTCCA CGTCGCACTCTGGGGAGAAGCTGGCGCCCACCCTGCCGCAGTTCACCCTGCGGCCCGAGGTGAAGATTGAGGACCTGG AAAACTTCAACCCGGAGATCCCCAAGCTGGAGAAGAGCATCAGCGGCACCAGCCCCAAGCGGGAACACTTGCCCCTGGCTGTGGCTGCCGCCCTCTTCCTAATGACGCTGCTGGCCTCCTAG
- the EFNA1 gene encoding ephrin-A1 has product MERLRVALGVPLWVPLLGLCWAAAAAAERHTVFWNSSNPKFLWSDYTVEVRLNDYLDIICPHYEEGSVAPHAMERYTLYLVDLEEYQACKARSKEQIRWECDKPSALHGPEKFSEKFQRFTPFTLGKEFKEGHSYYYISKPIHHHGETCLKLKVTVVGKGTQAPPAPASTQKGRIQADDAAAHVLRSVGQNSAMRASSPFTFISLLVPLLVPQGL; this is encoded by the exons ATGGAGCGGCTGCGGGTGGCCCTGGGGGTGCCCCTGTGGGtgcccctgctggggctgtgctgggcggcggcggcggcggccgagcGCCACACCGTCTTCTGGAACAGCTCCAACCCCAA gtTCCTTTGGAGCGACTACACGGTGGAGGTGCGCCTCAACGACTACCTGGACATCATCTGCCCACACTACGAGGAGGGCAGCGTGGCCCCGCACGCCATGGAGCGCTACACCCTCTACCTGGTGGACCTCGAGGAGTACCAGGCCTGCAAGGCCCGCTCCAAGGAGCAGATCCGCTGGGAGTGTGACAAGCCCAGCGCCTTGCACGGCCCCGAGAAGTTCTCGGAGAAGTTCCAGCGCTTCACACCCTTCACGCTGGGCAAGGAGTTCAAGGAGGGGCACAGCTACTACTACATCT CCAAGCCGATTCACCACCACGGGGAGACGTGCCTGAAGCTGAAGGTGACGGTGGTTGGCAAAGGCA ctcaggcGCCGCCTGCCCCCGCCTCGACGCAGAAGGGGAGGATCCAGGCAG ACGATGCAGCTGCGCATGTCCTGAGGAGTGTGGGGCAGAACTCGGCGATGCGGGCTAGCAGCCCCTTCACCTTCATCAGCCTCCTGGTGCCCCTCCTGGTGCCACAGGGGCTGTAA
- the SLC50A1 gene encoding sugar transporter SWEET1 isoform X3: MEPLPVLAAACLLFTVGMFCSGLNLGWLGYGCLKQDRTLIVVNSIGAALQSLYILVYFYYSTTKREVVLKVLGLLALLAVGYGCFTCLTPDEHTQQSYLGLFCSTFTIAMYVSPLADLAKVIRSRSTRCLSFPLTVTTFLASSSWTLYGLQLSDLYITVPNVPGIVTSVVRLWLFWRYAPGRDKPYRPLHA, from the exons ATGGAGCCGCTGCCGGTGCTGGCCGCCGCCTGCCTCCTCTTCACCGTGGGCATGTTCTGCAGCGGCCT CAACCTGGGCTGGCTGGGTTACGGGTGCCTGAAGCAGGACCGGACGCTGATCGTCGTCAACAGCATTGGGGCGGCTCTGCAAAGCCTCTACATCCTGGTGTACTTCTACTACAGCACCACAAAG CGCGAGGTGGTGCTGAAGGTCCTGgggctcctggccctgctggccgTGGGCTATGGCTGCTTCACCTGCCTGACCCCCGACGAGCACACACAGCAGAGCTACCTGGGGCTCTTCTGCAGCACCTTCACCATCGCCATGTACGTCTCGCCGCTGGCCGACCTG GCCAAGGTGATCCGGAGCAGGTCGACGCGCTGCTTGTCCTTCCCCCTGACCGTCACCACCTTCCtggcctccagcagctggacGCTGtacgggctgcagctctccgACCTGTACATCACG GTCCCCAACGTGCCGGGCATCGTCACCAGCGTCGTGCGGCTCTGGCTGTTCTGGCGCTATGCCCCAGGCCGGGACAAGCCCTACAGACCCCTGCACGCCTGA
- the SLC50A1 gene encoding sugar transporter SWEET1 isoform X1, whose translation MEPLPVLAAACLLFTVGMFCSGLSDLRWMITAKSVENIQLLPFLTTDAKYTGVKLNLGWLGYGCLKQDRTLIVVNSIGAALQSLYILVYFYYSTTKREVVLKVLGLLALLAVGYGCFTCLTPDEHTQQSYLGLFCSTFTIAMYVSPLADLAKVIRSRSTRCLSFPLTVTTFLASSSWTLYGLQLSDLYITVPNVPGIVTSVVRLWLFWRYAPGRDKPYRPLHA comes from the exons ATGGAGCCGCTGCCGGTGCTGGCCGCCGCCTGCCTCCTCTTCACCGTGGGCATGTTCTGCAGCGGCCT GTCTGACCTGCGCTGGATGATCACCGCCAAGAGCGTGGAGAACATccagctcctgcccttcctCACCACTGATGCCAAGTACACAGGAGTCAAGCt CAACCTGGGCTGGCTGGGTTACGGGTGCCTGAAGCAGGACCGGACGCTGATCGTCGTCAACAGCATTGGGGCGGCTCTGCAAAGCCTCTACATCCTGGTGTACTTCTACTACAGCACCACAAAG CGCGAGGTGGTGCTGAAGGTCCTGgggctcctggccctgctggccgTGGGCTATGGCTGCTTCACCTGCCTGACCCCCGACGAGCACACACAGCAGAGCTACCTGGGGCTCTTCTGCAGCACCTTCACCATCGCCATGTACGTCTCGCCGCTGGCCGACCTG GCCAAGGTGATCCGGAGCAGGTCGACGCGCTGCTTGTCCTTCCCCCTGACCGTCACCACCTTCCtggcctccagcagctggacGCTGtacgggctgcagctctccgACCTGTACATCACG GTCCCCAACGTGCCGGGCATCGTCACCAGCGTCGTGCGGCTCTGGCTGTTCTGGCGCTATGCCCCAGGCCGGGACAAGCCCTACAGACCCCTGCACGCCTGA
- the SLC50A1 gene encoding sugar transporter SWEET1 isoform X2 encodes MEPLPVLAAACLLFTVGMFCSGLSDLRWMITAKSVENIQLLPFLTTDANNLGWLGYGCLKQDRTLIVVNSIGAALQSLYILVYFYYSTTKREVVLKVLGLLALLAVGYGCFTCLTPDEHTQQSYLGLFCSTFTIAMYVSPLADLAKVIRSRSTRCLSFPLTVTTFLASSSWTLYGLQLSDLYITVPNVPGIVTSVVRLWLFWRYAPGRDKPYRPLHA; translated from the exons ATGGAGCCGCTGCCGGTGCTGGCCGCCGCCTGCCTCCTCTTCACCGTGGGCATGTTCTGCAGCGGCCT GTCTGACCTGCGCTGGATGATCACCGCCAAGAGCGTGGAGAACATccagctcctgcccttcctCACCACTGATGCCAA CAACCTGGGCTGGCTGGGTTACGGGTGCCTGAAGCAGGACCGGACGCTGATCGTCGTCAACAGCATTGGGGCGGCTCTGCAAAGCCTCTACATCCTGGTGTACTTCTACTACAGCACCACAAAG CGCGAGGTGGTGCTGAAGGTCCTGgggctcctggccctgctggccgTGGGCTATGGCTGCTTCACCTGCCTGACCCCCGACGAGCACACACAGCAGAGCTACCTGGGGCTCTTCTGCAGCACCTTCACCATCGCCATGTACGTCTCGCCGCTGGCCGACCTG GCCAAGGTGATCCGGAGCAGGTCGACGCGCTGCTTGTCCTTCCCCCTGACCGTCACCACCTTCCtggcctccagcagctggacGCTGtacgggctgcagctctccgACCTGTACATCACG GTCCCCAACGTGCCGGGCATCGTCACCAGCGTCGTGCGGCTCTGGCTGTTCTGGCGCTATGCCCCAGGCCGGGACAAGCCCTACAGACCCCTGCACGCCTGA